A stretch of the Nitratifractor salsuginis DSM 16511 genome encodes the following:
- the hrpB gene encoding ATP-dependent helicase HrpB, with protein MKPLLPIYGVLPELKRALKAHNRVILQADPGAGKSTIVPLELLDEPWLAGKKILMLEPRRLAARAVATRMAETLNEKAGQRVGYRMRGESCTGPRTSIEVVTEGMLVRLMQEDPALEAVGLLIFDEFHERSLSADLGLALALQSQELLREDLRILIMSATLQSEELLHLLGPETPLVRSEGRSHEVSLHYLDATAPLVTPETLPRLTADTVKKALRKYKGSLLTFLPGAGEIHRCARALESLPDAVEVCPLYGGLSPEQQRQALRPAAEGRRKVILATNIAETSLTIDGIRIVVDGGYRREVFYDTTLGMERMRTRPIAADSARQRAGRAGRTAPGVCYRLWHRHRTLPPRSTPEILQADLTPLCLELARWGAEAEELAWIDSPSPERLAEANALLRRLEMLDEEGRITPLGERALKLGEHPRIAHMLLRAVELGFGYEGILLTLLLTERPSLGKGTDLRETLEALDTLLRRERSSLLRRRYESLLRLLDIEAKEAPDLEATGTLCALAYPERVAARREEGAGEYLSAAGRGLRLDPGDPLARHPLLGLAESSTVGKSGRILRAAPLSLEELKTLYPETLKWEEELRLDEASGRIEAWERLRFGRLVLEEKRLPKPESEKAAPLLLQEIRRQGILALAPSPKARRLIERVRCAGEQLGEAFPDWSEEALLDNLEEWLLPWMEGVTSLDELKALDLNAALKGYLGWERFQELEKLLPEFWTLPTGTRAPVDYSEPKAPALEARLQELLGETQTPRILEGSLPLTLRLLSPAGRPLAVTRDLVNFWQAIYPEVRKEMRGRYPKHYWPEDPLSARPTQKSKKAMDRQGL; from the coding sequence ATGAAGCCCCTGCTCCCCATTTACGGGGTACTGCCCGAGCTAAAAAGAGCGCTGAAAGCACACAATCGCGTCATCCTCCAGGCCGATCCCGGCGCGGGCAAGAGCACCATCGTACCCCTGGAGCTCCTGGATGAACCCTGGTTGGCGGGGAAAAAGATCCTGATGCTCGAACCCCGCCGCCTGGCGGCCAGGGCCGTGGCGACCCGTATGGCGGAGACGCTGAATGAAAAGGCAGGGCAGCGGGTGGGCTACCGAATGCGGGGAGAATCTTGCACCGGGCCCCGGACCAGCATCGAAGTGGTCACCGAGGGGATGCTTGTTCGCCTGATGCAAGAGGATCCGGCGCTCGAAGCGGTGGGGCTGCTGATCTTCGACGAGTTTCACGAGCGCTCCCTCAGCGCCGATCTGGGGCTGGCCCTGGCTCTGCAAAGCCAAGAACTCCTGCGGGAGGATCTGCGGATCTTGATCATGTCGGCCACCCTTCAGAGCGAAGAACTCCTCCATCTGCTCGGCCCCGAGACCCCCCTGGTCCGAAGCGAAGGGCGAAGCCACGAAGTGAGCCTGCATTACCTCGACGCTACCGCCCCCCTCGTCACCCCCGAGACCCTTCCCCGGCTTACCGCTGACACCGTCAAAAAAGCTCTGAGGAAGTATAAAGGCTCCCTCCTGACCTTTCTGCCGGGAGCCGGTGAGATCCACCGCTGTGCCCGGGCGCTGGAATCCCTCCCTGATGCGGTCGAAGTCTGCCCTCTCTACGGGGGGCTGAGCCCTGAACAACAACGCCAGGCGCTCCGGCCCGCCGCCGAGGGCCGACGCAAAGTGATCCTCGCTACCAACATCGCGGAGACCAGCCTCACCATCGACGGGATCCGCATCGTCGTCGACGGCGGCTATCGCCGGGAAGTCTTCTACGATACGACTCTGGGAATGGAGCGGATGCGCACCCGGCCCATCGCCGCCGATTCGGCCCGGCAGCGGGCGGGACGGGCGGGACGCACCGCTCCCGGTGTCTGCTACCGCCTCTGGCACCGACACAGAACCCTCCCGCCCCGCAGCACACCGGAGATCCTCCAGGCCGACTTGACCCCTCTATGCCTGGAGCTGGCCCGCTGGGGAGCCGAGGCGGAGGAGCTGGCCTGGATCGACTCCCCTTCGCCGGAACGTCTTGCGGAAGCGAACGCCCTGCTTCGCAGACTGGAGATGCTCGATGAAGAGGGGCGCATCACACCCCTCGGGGAGCGGGCCCTGAAGCTGGGGGAACACCCCCGCATCGCCCATATGCTCCTGCGGGCCGTAGAACTAGGCTTTGGGTATGAGGGGATCTTACTGACCCTCCTCTTGACGGAGCGCCCTTCTCTGGGCAAAGGCACGGATTTGCGCGAAACACTCGAAGCCCTCGACACGCTGCTCAGACGCGAAAGAAGCAGCCTGCTCCGGCGCCGCTACGAGAGTCTACTGCGGCTTCTGGACATCGAAGCCAAAGAGGCTCCCGATCTTGAGGCCACTGGAACCCTCTGCGCCCTGGCTTATCCAGAGCGGGTGGCTGCACGTCGGGAAGAGGGTGCGGGGGAGTATCTCAGCGCCGCGGGCCGGGGCCTGCGCCTCGATCCTGGTGATCCCCTGGCGCGCCATCCTCTCCTGGGATTAGCCGAAAGCAGCACAGTTGGGAAAAGCGGACGGATCCTCCGTGCGGCTCCCCTGAGCCTGGAGGAGCTGAAAACCCTCTACCCCGAAACCCTCAAGTGGGAAGAGGAACTCCGACTCGACGAAGCGAGCGGCCGTATCGAAGCGTGGGAGCGGCTGCGTTTCGGACGATTGGTCCTCGAAGAGAAACGCCTTCCCAAACCCGAATCCGAAAAAGCGGCGCCTCTTCTACTCCAGGAGATCCGGCGGCAAGGCATCTTAGCTCTCGCCCCGAGCCCCAAAGCCCGCCGGCTCATCGAGCGAGTCCGCTGTGCCGGGGAGCAATTGGGGGAAGCCTTCCCCGACTGGAGCGAAGAGGCGCTGCTGGACAATCTGGAAGAGTGGCTGCTGCCCTGGATGGAGGGGGTCACTTCTCTCGATGAGCTGAAAGCCTTGGATCTGAACGCCGCGTTGAAAGGCTATCTGGGCTGGGAACGGTTCCAGGAGCTGGAGAAGCTTTTGCCGGAATTTTGGACCCTTCCCACCGGCACCCGGGCCCCCGTCGACTACAGCGAGCCCAAGGCCCCCGCCCTGGAAGCGCGACTGCAGGAGCTGCTGGGAGAGACACAGACCCCACGAATCCTGGAGGGGAGTCTCCCCCTGACATTGCGGCTCCTCTCCCCCGCCGGGCGTCCCCTGGCCGTGACCCGGGATCTGGTCAACTTTTGGCAAGCGATCTATCCCGAAGTGCGCAAAGAGATGCGGGGGCGCTATCCCAAACACTACTGGCCCGAAGATCCCCTCAGCGCCCGGCCCACCCAAAAGAGCAAAAAGGCGATGGACCGCCAGGGGCTATAG
- a CDS encoding MBL fold metallo-hydrolase, with the protein MKLTILFDNVPFREDMQPLWGFACWVEDEGKAPWLFDTGSNGRVLLANAQKAGADLSRAAALVISHPHWDHVGGIDSVLEINSGLHLYLPESLSKHWIEDLEKMSGGVTVVGEEPQPLFDGVVSTGIMSEVGEQAAIIHSDKGPVVLTGCAHPGIVEIVARATELCKEPLALLMGGFHLFRSDEEEIAEVIEGLIALGVRQVCPTHCTGERATAMFREAFGEDCLRGGVGAVVEL; encoded by the coding sequence ATGAAATTGACGATCCTCTTCGACAATGTCCCTTTCCGGGAAGATATGCAGCCGCTCTGGGGCTTTGCCTGTTGGGTGGAGGATGAGGGGAAGGCTCCCTGGCTCTTCGATACCGGGAGCAACGGCCGGGTGCTGCTGGCCAACGCCCAAAAAGCGGGAGCCGATCTGAGCCGTGCCGCGGCGCTGGTGATCTCCCATCCCCACTGGGATCACGTGGGCGGGATCGATTCGGTCCTGGAGATCAATTCCGGCTTGCACCTCTATCTGCCCGAGAGCCTCTCGAAACACTGGATCGAAGATTTGGAAAAGATGAGCGGCGGAGTGACGGTGGTGGGGGAAGAGCCTCAGCCGCTTTTCGACGGCGTGGTATCGACGGGCATTATGTCAGAAGTGGGAGAGCAGGCGGCGATCATCCACAGCGACAAAGGCCCCGTGGTTCTCACCGGCTGTGCCCATCCGGGGATCGTGGAGATCGTGGCGCGGGCGACGGAGCTTTGCAAAGAGCCGCTGGCCTTACTGATGGGTGGTTTTCACCTCTTTCGCAGCGACGAGGAGGAGATCGCCGAAGTGATCGAAGGGTTGATCGCCCTGGGGGTGAGGCAGGTCTGTCCGACTCACTGCACCGGCGAGCGGGCGACGGCGATGTTCAGGGAAGCCTTCGGTGAGGATTGTCTGCGCGGCGGTGTGGGGGCGGTGGTGGAGCTATAG
- a CDS encoding DUF434 domain-containing protein: MRKHRGPAPEDVLFRDASRLKRLREAVADLSWLLRRGYSAKAASELVGNRYQLNARERLALSHASWDRSDRPGQVAPEELKGSRVCIDGFNLLITLETALGGGVLIRGVDGRIRDLAAVHGNYALRAETEEAIRLSLETLQELGVKESLWYFDRPVSNSGRLAALVRSIAEELGVKAEARAVDRVDSLLKHCDGIVVTADAAILDSGVRWFDLAGYLIAGKIPGAWIVDLGKGVGRE; this comes from the coding sequence ATGAGAAAGCATCGGGGGCCGGCGCCGGAGGATGTACTCTTTCGTGACGCATCCCGGCTGAAACGCCTGCGGGAGGCGGTGGCGGATTTGAGCTGGCTGCTGCGCCGGGGTTATTCGGCCAAAGCGGCGTCGGAGCTCGTGGGCAACCGCTATCAGCTCAATGCCAGAGAGCGCCTGGCCCTGAGCCACGCCAGCTGGGACCGAAGCGATCGGCCGGGCCAGGTGGCACCGGAGGAGCTCAAAGGCTCTAGGGTCTGCATCGACGGATTCAACCTCCTCATCACGCTGGAGACCGCCTTGGGGGGCGGGGTGCTGATCCGGGGAGTGGACGGCCGGATAAGGGATCTGGCGGCGGTGCATGGCAATTATGCCCTGAGGGCGGAGACGGAAGAGGCGATCCGCCTGAGCCTGGAGACACTGCAGGAGCTGGGGGTGAAGGAGAGCCTCTGGTATTTCGACCGTCCCGTCTCCAACAGCGGCCGCCTGGCGGCCCTGGTGCGAAGTATCGCCGAGGAGCTGGGTGTCAAAGCGGAGGCACGAGCGGTGGATCGAGTGGATAGCCTTCTGAAGCACTGTGATGGGATCGTCGTCACCGCCGACGCGGCGATCCTCGACAGCGGGGTGCGCTGGTTCGATCTGGCCGGTTATCTCATCGCCGGGAAGATTCCCGGGGCCTGGATCGTCGATCTGGGGAAGGGAGTGGGTAGAGAATAG